From the genome of Candidatus Methylopumilus turicensis, one region includes:
- a CDS encoding 3',5'-nucleoside bisphosphate phosphatase, whose translation MRALIDLHCHSTVSDGVLTPTEIVNHAAEKGVRVLALTDHDDVAGLATARAVAETHGMQFINGVEISVTWRRRTLHIVGLKINPEYAPLVQGLANIRAGRHTRAEGMAQALEKVGIHGALEGAYEYSKGGIISRTHFARFLIEKGYAKDTKAVFKRYLVKGKPGYVEHQWASLEDAMAWIIGSGGVAVIAHPGRYDLGRVTMLELMHEFRALGGAAIEVVTGSHTVDQYQEFAKMAKSFDLASSMGSDYHGKGQTYIEMGRLPSLPSHCVPVWRDWSEVQNMELEAH comes from the coding sequence ATGCGCGCTCTCATTGATCTTCATTGCCATTCTACTGTTTCGGATGGCGTCTTAACGCCAACTGAAATCGTAAATCATGCTGCCGAAAAAGGGGTCCGGGTATTGGCGTTGACCGATCATGATGATGTGGCTGGTTTGGCAACAGCCAGAGCTGTTGCCGAAACGCATGGCATGCAATTTATTAATGGTGTTGAAATCTCCGTGACTTGGCGTCGACGCACTTTGCATATTGTTGGTCTAAAAATCAATCCTGAATATGCTCCCTTGGTTCAAGGGCTTGCCAATATTCGTGCTGGACGACACACGCGTGCTGAAGGAATGGCGCAAGCTTTGGAAAAAGTAGGGATTCATGGGGCATTAGAAGGCGCTTATGAATATAGCAAGGGTGGCATTATTAGCCGCACGCATTTTGCGCGATTTTTGATTGAAAAAGGTTATGCCAAAGATACTAAAGCAGTATTTAAGCGTTATTTGGTTAAAGGCAAACCTGGTTACGTTGAACATCAATGGGCAAGTTTAGAAGATGCAATGGCTTGGATTATCGGTAGCGGAGGTGTCGCTGTGATTGCGCATCCGGGGCGCTATGATTTAGGTCGTGTCACCATGTTGGAGCTGATGCATGAGTTTCGTGCGCTGGGTGGCGCCGCGATTGAGGTGGTGACGGGTAGTCATACTGTGGATCAGTATCAAGAATTTGCAAAAATGGCTAAGTCGTTCGATTTAGCCTCATCGATGGGTTCTGATTATCACGGCAAAGGGCAAACCTATATTGAGATGGGTCGATTACCTAGCTTGCCGAGTCACTGCGTGCCTGTTTGGCGCGATTGGTCAGAAGTGCAAAACATGGAATTAGAGGCCCATTAA
- a CDS encoding L-threonylcarbamoyladenylate synthase, producing MAQYFSIHAENPQARLIHQAVEILNNGGVIAYPTDSSYALGCIIGNKDAQTRIRAIRGVDDSHHFTLVCRNLGELATYAQVDNVQFRLLKANTPGQYTFVLKATREVPRRLQHPKRSTLGLRVPEHAVTQALLAELNQPLLSMTLSLKGESEPLNEAWEIRDQLEHQLDLVIDAGACSALPTTVIDLTTDTPQLIRHGAGDLAPFGLED from the coding sequence ATGGCCCAGTACTTTTCTATTCATGCAGAAAATCCACAAGCAAGATTGATTCATCAAGCGGTTGAGATTTTGAATAATGGCGGTGTGATTGCTTATCCAACAGACTCTAGTTACGCCTTGGGTTGTATCATTGGCAATAAGGACGCGCAAACCCGCATTCGTGCGATTCGTGGGGTCGATGACAGCCATCATTTCACTCTAGTTTGTCGCAATCTGGGAGAGCTTGCGACTTATGCGCAAGTTGATAATGTGCAATTTCGTTTGTTGAAAGCCAATACGCCAGGTCAATATACTTTTGTGCTCAAGGCTACGCGCGAAGTGCCGCGCCGCTTGCAACATCCCAAACGCAGTACATTGGGCTTGAGAGTGCCAGAACATGCGGTGACGCAGGCATTGTTGGCTGAATTAAATCAGCCTTTGTTGAGCATGACCTTGTCTTTAAAAGGTGAGTCTGAGCCCTTAAATGAGGCTTGGGAAATTCGTGATCAATTAGAGCACCAATTAGATTTAGTGATTGATGCTGGCGCTTGCTCAGCATTACCGACCACGGTGATTGATCTCACTACAGATACGCCACAACTGATTCGGCACGGTGCGGGTGATTTGGCGCCGTTTGGTTTAGAAGATTAA
- a CDS encoding site-2 protease family protein, with the protein MDLTYVQKIAIYALPVIFAITVHEAAHGFAARFFGDMTADRAGRITLNPLKHIDPIGTILLPALTLLVGGILFGWAKPVPVDFSRLRNPKRDMLWVAAAGPASNFVMALFWALMIKLSVTAPNVYSEPMALMGQAGVMINVVLMVLNLLPLPPLDGGRIAVSLLPNQLAYQYAQIERYGFIILIVLLATGVLGQVMEPFIEATIRIIEFIF; encoded by the coding sequence ATGGATTTAACTTACGTACAGAAAATAGCGATTTATGCACTACCAGTGATTTTTGCAATTACTGTGCATGAGGCCGCGCATGGGTTTGCGGCACGTTTTTTTGGTGACATGACGGCTGACAGAGCAGGGCGCATCACCTTAAATCCGCTTAAACATATTGACCCAATTGGCACCATTTTACTGCCTGCATTGACGTTGCTAGTTGGCGGTATTTTGTTTGGTTGGGCAAAGCCTGTCCCTGTTGATTTTTCGCGTTTACGCAATCCTAAACGCGATATGTTGTGGGTAGCGGCTGCGGGGCCAGCTTCTAATTTTGTGATGGCTTTGTTTTGGGCGCTGATGATTAAGTTGTCAGTCACTGCGCCGAATGTTTATTCAGAGCCCATGGCGTTGATGGGACAAGCTGGGGTCATGATTAATGTGGTGTTGATGGTGCTAAATCTGTTGCCTTTGCCACCGCTGGATGGTGGAAGAATCGCGGTAAGTTTGTTGCCAAATCAGTTGGCATATCAATATGCGCAAATCGAACGCTACGGCTTTATTATTTTAATTGTGTTGCTTGCAACGGGCGTGCTTGGGCAGGTGATGGAGCCTTTCATTGAAGCGACGATTCGTATTATTGAGTTCATTTTTTAA
- a CDS encoding tryptophan--tRNA ligase encodes MAVERVLSGMRPTGSLHLGHYHGVLKNWVKLQHEHECLFFVADWHALTTHYDTPEIIEESVWEMVIDWIAAGVDPAKATIFIQSKVPEHAELHTLLSMITPLGWLERVPTYKDQQEKLAQKDLSTYGFLGYPLLQSADILMYKATQVPVGEDQIPHIEFTREIARRFNHIYGREKGFEEKAEAAIKKLGSKRGSLYEELRNRYQESGDDEALESARAMIEEQQGLSLGDRERLLGYLEGGGKMILVEPEYKLTPASKMPGLDGQKMSKSYNNTISMRESPDMVAKKIKTMPTDPARIRLTDVGDPDKCPVWQLHEVYSSDETKAWVQQGCRTAGIGCIACKTPVIESVLEELKPIQERAAQYAEDPMLIKNVVAEGCERARKMARETMREVREVMGLSYS; translated from the coding sequence ATGGCAGTTGAGCGCGTTTTATCGGGCATGCGTCCCACGGGAAGCTTGCATCTTGGGCATTATCACGGCGTATTAAAGAACTGGGTTAAGCTTCAGCATGAGCATGAATGCTTATTCTTTGTGGCTGATTGGCATGCGCTGACAACCCATTACGATACTCCAGAGATTATCGAAGAGAGCGTTTGGGAAATGGTGATTGATTGGATTGCTGCGGGTGTAGACCCAGCAAAAGCCACCATTTTTATTCAATCGAAAGTGCCAGAGCATGCTGAACTGCATACGTTGCTTTCGATGATTACGCCGCTTGGTTGGTTGGAACGTGTGCCAACATATAAAGATCAACAAGAAAAACTCGCGCAAAAAGACTTATCCACTTATGGATTTTTAGGTTATCCATTGCTACAAAGCGCGGATATCTTGATGTACAAGGCAACGCAAGTGCCTGTGGGCGAAGACCAAATTCCTCATATTGAATTTACACGTGAAATTGCACGCCGTTTTAATCACATTTACGGTCGTGAAAAAGGCTTTGAAGAAAAAGCAGAAGCCGCGATTAAAAAGCTTGGTAGCAAACGTGGGAGCTTATACGAGGAACTACGTAACCGTTACCAAGAAAGTGGCGATGATGAGGCGCTTGAGTCAGCCCGCGCAATGATTGAGGAACAACAAGGCTTAAGTTTGGGCGACCGTGAACGTTTGCTTGGCTACCTAGAGGGCGGCGGTAAGATGATTTTGGTCGAGCCTGAATATAAGCTCACCCCAGCATCTAAAATGCCAGGCTTAGATGGTCAAAAGATGTCCAAATCTTACAACAACACCATTTCAATGCGTGAATCACCTGACATGGTGGCGAAGAAAATTAAGACCATGCCCACTGACCCAGCGCGTATTCGTTTGACCGATGTGGGCGACCCAGATAAATGTCCAGTTTGGCAATTGCATGAAGTGTATTCAAGCGATGAGACTAAAGCGTGGGTACAACAAGGATGCCGTACAGCGGGGATCGGCTGTATTGCTTGTAAAACCCCTGTAATTGAAAGCGTGTTAGAAGAATTGAAGCCCATTCAAGAACGCGCTGCGCAATATGCCGAAGATCCAATGCTGATTAAAAACGTAGTGGCTGAAGGCTGTGAACGTGCTCGTAAAATGGCGCGTGAAACCATGCGCGAAGTGCGTGAAGTCATGGGTTTAAGTTACTCATAA
- a CDS encoding segregation and condensation protein A: protein MTILASELKAHTEPRLHGEVITSLPYDLYIPPDALEVYLETFEGPLDLLLYLIRKHNLDILDIPMAELTRQYIGYVEKMQAINLELAADYLLMSAMLIEIKSRMLLPKPTEVESEDDPRAELVRRLMEYEAIKLAAQKLDELPQVGLDLMVANAYFEKIVEVQAAQVSMEDLMAAWQNVLKRASHFAHHKVGKAELSVREHMSQILRKLKEHNMLEFSALFDVENEGIPKLVVCFLAILELAREGLVKITQQAAFTPIYLTINQS, encoded by the coding sequence GTGACAATCTTAGCATCAGAACTTAAAGCACACACAGAGCCACGTTTACATGGGGAGGTGATTACTTCGCTTCCTTATGATTTGTACATTCCTCCTGATGCATTAGAGGTTTATCTAGAGACTTTTGAAGGGCCGCTAGATTTACTTCTTTATCTCATTCGCAAACACAATCTCGATATTCTTGATATTCCTATGGCGGAACTGACTCGCCAATACATAGGTTATGTGGAAAAGATGCAGGCAATTAATTTAGAGTTGGCAGCTGATTATTTGCTGATGTCTGCCATGCTGATTGAGATTAAGTCGCGCATGTTGTTACCGAAGCCAACTGAAGTGGAGTCTGAAGATGACCCACGTGCTGAATTGGTACGTCGACTAATGGAGTATGAAGCGATTAAATTGGCCGCGCAAAAGCTAGATGAGTTGCCGCAAGTCGGCCTTGATTTAATGGTGGCTAATGCCTATTTTGAAAAAATCGTGGAGGTGCAAGCCGCGCAAGTCTCTATGGAAGACTTGATGGCGGCTTGGCAAAATGTGCTCAAACGCGCAAGTCATTTCGCGCACCATAAGGTTGGTAAAGCTGAGCTTTCTGTGCGCGAACATATGAGTCAGATTTTGCGCAAATTAAAAGAACACAATATGTTGGAATTTTCTGCTTTGTTTGATGTGGAAAACGAGGGGATTCCAAAGCTGGTCGTGTGCTTCCTGGCAATATTAGAATTGGCGCGTGAAGGCCTAGTCAAAATTACCCAGCAAGCGGCGTTTACGCCTATCTACTTAACTATCAATCAAAGCTAA
- the scpB gene encoding SMC-Scp complex subunit ScpB — translation MESNNTTQMKVILEAALLTSPIPLSLDDMLRLFSERIERATLRMLLDELKQDWQARMPNSMELVQVASGWRFQALPELAPFLSRLNPDRPHRYSRAAMETLAIIAYRQPVTRGDIEELRGVAVNPNTIRQLQERDWIDVVGQRDVPGRPSLYATTKTFLDDLNLKSLADLPEMETFIDQPFGEDEPILQSAPEMPPQVDFIDNSDAPA, via the coding sequence ATGGAATCTAACAACACAACGCAGATGAAAGTGATATTAGAGGCAGCTTTACTAACCAGCCCAATTCCTTTGTCTTTGGATGACATGTTGCGCTTATTTTCTGAGCGAATTGAGCGAGCAACTTTGCGTATGTTGCTCGATGAACTCAAGCAAGATTGGCAAGCGCGCATGCCTAATAGCATGGAGTTGGTGCAAGTAGCCAGTGGTTGGCGTTTTCAAGCGTTGCCTGAGCTGGCACCATTCTTGTCTCGTCTCAATCCAGATCGTCCGCACCGTTACTCGCGTGCTGCAATGGAGACTTTAGCAATTATTGCTTACCGTCAACCAGTGACCCGTGGTGATATAGAAGAGTTGCGCGGCGTTGCTGTGAATCCTAATACGATTCGTCAATTGCAAGAGCGTGATTGGATAGATGTGGTCGGTCAGCGAGACGTGCCTGGTCGGCCTTCCTTGTACGCAACGACTAAAACCTTTTTAGATGACCTGAATCTGAAATCTTTGGCTGATTTGCCTGAGATGGAAACCTTTATTGACCAACCATTTGGTGAAGATGAGCCTATCCTTCAGTCTGCACCGGAAATGCCACCCCAGGTCGACTTTATTGATAATAGCGACGCGCCAGCCTAA
- a CDS encoding pseudouridine synthase: protein MARPFKQQRDPQRTIKRPTTNFTPIAQDPDAPALPTQRLHKLLALAGLGSRRDMEALIASGRVTINGQVATQGAGVTENDIVRVDSRPVRLPFEPELPKVLIYHKPEGEIVSHDDPEGRASVFDKLPKVRGAKWIAIGRLDINTSGLLIFTTSGELANHFMHPRYGVEREYAVRIFGELTDEQLAQLRVGIELDDGPANFDIINPQGGEGSNHWYQVVLTEGRNREVRRLFEAFLAPVSRLMRVRFGPVNLPPRLKRGMMLELSPKEVVGLLEWAGLPTPSGPMRQLTTREKDKLGTAFTPKPKREARERIAAGERNKSERQSYYERNAPPSLAETLTGTQRKSRGTNAVDKKASERAATDKEKLDRADFARDKRNTRGKTSAPKKPAANRRIRQGTDLAVKKSAAKKAK from the coding sequence ATGGCTCGTCCTTTTAAACAGCAGCGTGACCCGCAGCGTACCATCAAACGCCCAACGACTAACTTCACGCCGATCGCACAAGATCCTGATGCGCCAGCATTGCCAACACAGCGTTTGCACAAACTATTAGCTTTAGCTGGTTTAGGCTCTCGCCGTGATATGGAAGCTTTGATTGCGAGTGGCCGTGTGACGATAAATGGTCAAGTGGCGACTCAAGGCGCTGGCGTGACAGAGAATGACATTGTGCGTGTAGATAGCCGACCAGTGCGTTTGCCATTCGAGCCTGAATTGCCGAAGGTGCTGATTTACCATAAGCCAGAAGGCGAGATTGTGAGTCATGACGACCCTGAAGGTCGTGCTAGCGTATTTGATAAGCTTCCTAAAGTGCGTGGCGCCAAATGGATTGCCATCGGTCGACTGGATATCAATACTTCAGGCTTACTTATTTTCACCACCTCTGGTGAGTTAGCTAATCATTTTATGCATCCTCGTTATGGAGTGGAGCGTGAATATGCCGTGCGTATTTTTGGCGAATTAACGGATGAGCAATTAGCGCAGTTACGTGTTGGTATTGAGCTTGATGATGGCCCTGCAAACTTCGATATTATTAATCCGCAAGGTGGTGAAGGCTCAAATCATTGGTATCAAGTGGTCTTGACGGAAGGGCGTAATCGCGAAGTGCGGCGTTTGTTTGAGGCGTTTTTAGCGCCAGTGAGTCGTTTGATGCGCGTGCGTTTTGGCCCAGTCAATTTACCACCACGTTTAAAGCGCGGCATGATGTTAGAGTTATCGCCCAAAGAAGTTGTAGGCTTGTTGGAGTGGGCTGGTTTGCCAACGCCTAGTGGCCCTATGCGTCAACTCACAACCCGCGAAAAAGATAAGCTAGGCACTGCATTTACACCTAAACCTAAACGTGAAGCGCGTGAGCGAATTGCCGCTGGTGAGCGCAATAAGAGCGAGCGTCAAAGTTATTATGAGCGTAATGCACCACCAAGCTTGGCTGAAACTCTGACAGGTACGCAACGTAAGAGTAGAGGCACTAATGCAGTCGATAAAAAAGCTTCAGAGCGAGCGGCGACGGATAAAGAGAAGTTAGACAGAGCAGATTTTGCGCGAGATAAGCGCAATACACGCGGTAAAACTTCAGCCCCCAAAAAGCCCGCAGCCAATCGACGGATTCGTCAGGGTACAGATTTAGCAGTCAAGAAATCCGCTGCCAAAAAAGCGAAATAA
- a CDS encoding SAM-dependent methyltransferase, with the protein MSTNAPRDVALLSKFTPKPRKLDRLAKHMLIKRLEKLQHGTITIVDGHQTITFGRDAENSSLANIHVRLAIKNSQFYGEVVFGGSIGAGEAYMQDYFECDNLTNLIRLMVRNQSLLDDIESSFAKITAPLQSWLHRVNKNTQTGSRRNISAHYDLGNDFFKLMLDPTMMYSAAFFETTKQSLEQASLAKLKKICVKLDLKPTDHILEIGTGWGGFAIYAAQHYGCKITTTTISQAQYQLAIQRIKDAGLENQIEVLLSDYRDLTGQYDKLVSIEMIEAVGHQFYDTYFEACGRLLKPSGMMLLQAITITDQRYASAIKSVDFIQRYIFPGSCIPSVTAMLNSITKSSDMRLFDLEDIGPHYATTLAKWRDNFFDKITEIRQLGYPETFIRMWDFYLCYCEGGFEERALGDVHMLLVKPENRRAAKL; encoded by the coding sequence ATGTCAACAAATGCTCCCAGAGATGTCGCTTTATTAAGCAAGTTCACGCCCAAGCCGAGAAAATTAGATCGGCTCGCAAAACACATGCTAATAAAACGCCTCGAGAAGTTACAACACGGCACGATAACAATCGTAGATGGCCATCAAACCATCACTTTTGGGCGAGATGCTGAGAACTCATCGCTTGCCAATATCCATGTCCGGCTGGCAATCAAAAATTCGCAATTTTATGGCGAGGTTGTTTTTGGCGGATCGATTGGCGCTGGTGAAGCTTACATGCAAGACTACTTTGAATGCGACAACCTGACTAACTTAATTCGCTTAATGGTCAGAAACCAGTCTTTATTAGATGATATTGAGTCTAGTTTCGCGAAAATCACCGCGCCATTACAATCCTGGCTTCATCGCGTCAACAAGAATACCCAAACAGGTAGCCGTCGAAATATCTCAGCTCATTATGATCTCGGGAATGACTTCTTTAAGCTCATGCTTGATCCTACCATGATGTATTCAGCTGCATTTTTTGAAACAACCAAACAATCTTTAGAACAAGCCTCTCTTGCAAAATTAAAAAAGATTTGCGTCAAACTCGACCTCAAGCCAACGGATCATATTTTGGAGATTGGCACTGGTTGGGGAGGGTTTGCTATTTATGCAGCACAACATTACGGCTGTAAAATCACGACCACTACGATTTCACAAGCCCAATATCAACTAGCGATTCAAAGAATCAAAGATGCTGGGCTTGAAAACCAAATTGAGGTGTTACTCTCGGACTATCGCGACCTGACAGGCCAATACGACAAACTTGTCTCAATTGAAATGATAGAAGCGGTTGGTCATCAATTTTATGACACCTATTTTGAAGCCTGTGGTCGTCTTCTGAAGCCAAGCGGCATGATGTTGCTTCAGGCAATTACCATTACTGATCAGCGCTATGCCTCAGCCATTAAATCGGTTGATTTTATTCAGCGCTATATTTTCCCAGGCAGTTGCATTCCATCAGTGACGGCGATGCTCAATAGCATTACCAAATCTTCTGATATGCGTCTATTTGATTTGGAAGATATTGGACCACATTACGCGACCACGCTCGCCAAATGGCGTGACAACTTCTTCGATAAAATCACCGAGATTCGACAGCTCGGGTATCCAGAAACGTTTATCCGTATGTGGGACTTTTACCTGTGTTATTGCGAAGGCGGCTTTGAAGAGCGCGCTTTAGGCGACGTTCACATGCTGTTAGTGAAGCCCGAAAACAGAAGAGCCGCCAAGCTCTAA
- a CDS encoding DUF1365 domain-containing protein, with amino-acid sequence MANKASCIYAGQVNHHRYFPVNHAFKYKLFMMYIDLAELPTLFKPFWLWSYQVRNLASFWPGDYSDGKTQDLDQTIRLVIQKETGERATGPIRLLTHLRYFGFIFNPVSFYYCFDATDENLEFIVAEITNTPWGERHSYVLNCKTQAAPYRFEFEKSFHVSPFMPMDMHYDWRFRTPSNQLFVHMENRQGDIKKFDATLMLERIQISNVSMAKVLVMFPMMTFKVTLAIYWQALKLTLKRVPFIPHP; translated from the coding sequence ATGGCAAATAAGGCTAGCTGCATCTATGCTGGACAGGTCAATCATCATCGCTATTTTCCGGTGAATCATGCTTTTAAATATAAATTATTCATGATGTACATAGACTTAGCCGAGCTACCTACTTTGTTTAAGCCCTTCTGGTTATGGTCTTACCAAGTTCGCAATCTTGCGAGTTTTTGGCCTGGTGATTATTCCGATGGCAAAACACAAGATCTCGATCAAACAATACGTCTTGTTATTCAAAAAGAAACTGGCGAAAGGGCCACAGGCCCAATTAGACTGCTGACCCATTTACGCTACTTTGGATTTATATTTAATCCTGTCAGTTTCTATTACTGCTTCGATGCAACAGATGAAAATCTAGAATTTATTGTGGCAGAAATTACTAATACGCCTTGGGGTGAGCGCCATTCTTATGTGCTCAATTGCAAAACACAAGCAGCGCCCTATCGCTTTGAATTTGAAAAATCATTCCATGTGTCCCCATTTATGCCAATGGATATGCACTACGATTGGCGATTTAGAACACCGTCAAATCAACTTTTTGTGCATATGGAAAACCGGCAAGGTGACATCAAAAAATTTGATGCCACACTGATGTTGGAACGTATTCAAATCAGTAACGTATCCATGGCAAAAGTATTGGTGATGTTCCCGATGATGACCTTTAAGGTCACTTTAGCTATTTACTGGCAGGCATTAAAATTAACACTCAAACGTGTGCCATTTATACCGCATCCTTAA
- a CDS encoding NAD(P)/FAD-dependent oxidoreductase, with product MKIAIIGAGVSGNTLGWQLAKEHDVTLFEANSHVGGHTHTHQIEAFGKQYNIDTGFIVYNDWTYPHFIRLLDELGVETQSSHMSFSVRDESSGLEYNGTSLNSLFAQRRNLFRPSFLGMIQDILRFNKEAPKLLDDTQADMPFGEYLKLHRYRKNFIQHYVIPMGSAIWSASPEQMFEFPAKFFIRFFHNHGMLSVSDRPEWRVIKGGSKAYVEKLTQGFKDNIRLNTPIESVSRNLDSVVVKPKNQTAELFDWVFFACHSDQALAMLADASNDEIAILGAIPYQNNQIVLHTDINLMPKKKLAWAAWNYHLTEQPLNLAAVTYNMNILQSLDSPEPFLVTLNHTSKIDPKKIIKTLNYTHPVFTPQGVAAQLRHADISGVNRTGYAGAYWRNGFHEDGVASALAALAHFNQAQSKLSATYGK from the coding sequence ATGAAAATCGCCATTATTGGTGCTGGCGTTTCAGGAAACACGCTTGGATGGCAGTTAGCAAAAGAACACGATGTCACCTTATTTGAGGCTAACAGCCATGTGGGTGGACATACTCACACGCACCAGATAGAGGCTTTTGGTAAGCAGTACAACATTGATACTGGCTTTATTGTTTATAACGACTGGACTTACCCTCACTTCATTCGATTGCTAGATGAACTCGGGGTAGAAACTCAAAGCAGTCACATGAGCTTCAGCGTTCGTGATGAGTCTTCAGGGCTGGAATATAACGGCACAAGTTTGAATAGTCTTTTCGCACAAAGACGTAATCTATTTCGCCCAAGCTTTCTGGGCATGATTCAAGATATTTTGCGCTTTAATAAAGAGGCGCCCAAATTGCTGGATGACACCCAAGCAGACATGCCTTTCGGTGAATATTTAAAGCTACACCGTTACCGTAAAAACTTCATTCAGCACTATGTGATCCCGATGGGCTCTGCCATCTGGTCCGCTTCACCTGAGCAAATGTTTGAATTCCCGGCCAAGTTTTTTATACGCTTTTTTCATAATCATGGCATGTTAAGTGTTTCTGACAGGCCTGAGTGGCGGGTAATTAAGGGAGGCTCAAAAGCCTACGTCGAAAAACTCACGCAAGGCTTTAAAGACAATATAAGACTTAATACGCCGATCGAATCCGTCAGCCGCAATCTCGATAGCGTGGTCGTTAAACCCAAAAATCAAACTGCAGAGTTATTTGATTGGGTATTTTTTGCTTGTCATAGCGATCAAGCCTTAGCGATGTTAGCGGACGCATCAAACGATGAAATTGCGATATTGGGTGCAATTCCTTACCAAAACAATCAAATCGTTCTGCATACTGATATTAATTTAATGCCCAAAAAGAAACTCGCTTGGGCTGCTTGGAACTATCATCTGACCGAGCAACCGCTTAATCTTGCGGCAGTGACCTACAACATGAATATTTTGCAGTCTCTCGACTCGCCAGAACCCTTCCTCGTCACCCTCAACCATACGAGTAAGATTGATCCAAAAAAAATCATTAAAACACTCAACTACACGCACCCCGTATTTACGCCGCAAGGCGTCGCGGCTCAGCTAAGACATGCAGATATTAGCGGGGTGAATCGAACTGGATATGCTGGTGCATATTGGCGCAATGGCTTTCATGAAGATGGCGTTGCAAGTGCGCTCGCGGCGCTTGCACACTTTAATCAAGCACAATCAAAGTTAAGCGCTACGTATGGCAAATAA
- a CDS encoding acyl-CoA desaturase yields MVFKTILAWFDSDAINPHEQNPNKIELLRILPFVILHIACFAVFWVEFSALALTIAIVLYVLRMFAITGFYHRYFAHKAFKTSRFIQFIFAFLGASAAQRGPLWWASHHRHHHAHSDNPNDPHSPKQHGFFWSHISWFLANKNFASKSERVKDLMQYPELKFLDRYDAVAPIGLAISLFVLGAWLESSAPHLHTNGMQLLVWGFVISTVFLYHMTFTVNSLAHVWGKRRFMTNDDSRNNTLIAIFTLGEGWHNNHHHFPSSARQGFYWWEIDLTYYGLKALSALGLIWDLRKVPTEVLSQKRALK; encoded by the coding sequence ATGGTTTTCAAAACAATACTTGCTTGGTTCGATAGCGACGCTATTAATCCGCACGAGCAAAATCCAAACAAAATTGAGTTATTACGCATCCTGCCTTTTGTGATTTTGCATATCGCTTGTTTTGCTGTTTTTTGGGTTGAATTCAGCGCACTCGCATTGACCATCGCTATTGTGCTTTATGTATTAAGAATGTTCGCGATTACAGGTTTTTATCATCGCTACTTTGCCCACAAAGCCTTCAAAACCTCGAGGTTTATTCAATTTATCTTTGCATTTTTAGGCGCAAGTGCGGCGCAACGTGGCCCATTGTGGTGGGCCTCTCATCATCGGCATCATCATGCGCACTCTGACAACCCAAATGATCCGCACTCCCCAAAGCAACATGGCTTTTTTTGGAGTCATATTAGTTGGTTTTTAGCGAATAAAAACTTTGCTTCTAAAAGTGAACGTGTCAAAGATTTAATGCAATATCCTGAGCTAAAATTCTTAGATCGTTATGACGCTGTTGCCCCAATAGGACTCGCCATTAGTTTGTTTGTGCTAGGGGCATGGCTAGAAAGCAGCGCCCCTCATTTACATACCAACGGGATGCAACTGCTCGTTTGGGGTTTTGTTATCTCCACCGTATTTCTTTATCACATGACGTTTACTGTGAACTCACTTGCGCATGTCTGGGGGAAAAGAAGATTCATGACCAATGATGACAGTCGCAATAACACGCTGATTGCTATTTTCACGCTAGGCGAAGGCTGGCATAACAATCACCATCACTTCCCAAGTTCAGCAAGACAAGGCTTTTATTGGTGGGAAATTGATTTGACGTATTACGGACTTAAAGCACTCTCCGCACTTGGCTTAATCTGGGACTTACGCAAAGTCCCGACTGAGGTTTTATCTCAGAAGCGAGCGCTTAAATGA